Proteins co-encoded in one Cytobacillus sp. NJ13 genomic window:
- a CDS encoding styrene monooxygenase — translation MRKKICIIGSGTAGIQLAYSLKEEFDVTVIHSNSSDKIRNGRIMSTQVHFGSTRTRENRFNMPKWEDKTLLKSIHITIGNQKLFIGKLKEPALSVDQRFYFSYCLKDLEDKGVPFRLLRVNKDQLESLADEFDLMIDCTGKSGPLFPFPLEKELSPFQVPQRKCIVGYFFGVKPNNPLGVSVTVLPEIGEMFEIPAITEHGPVTILFIMAIPDRELDVFKEIKHGKEFTNQMKNVTRKYFQDIHERIEQDIFALSDDNAFLQVAIKPRIRKPYATFKNKLVVACGDSVFLNDPITGQGCNLSSYCAEQLYETLIQYRNSNWDIQLGETYWDRTKTFVKEVTEWTNAMTQVLPQHVVQILLAGSENQKIADEVAEWFADPRKAYEAFFQPSNLH, via the coding sequence TTGAGAAAGAAAATATGTATTATAGGCAGTGGCACTGCAGGTATACAGCTGGCTTATTCTCTTAAAGAAGAATTTGATGTGACTGTTATACACTCAAACTCTTCGGATAAGATTCGAAATGGACGAATTATGTCTACCCAAGTACACTTTGGCTCAACAAGAACCCGAGAAAATCGCTTTAATATGCCAAAATGGGAAGATAAAACTCTTCTTAAAAGTATCCATATTACGATTGGTAATCAAAAACTCTTTATTGGAAAGCTAAAAGAGCCAGCATTATCTGTTGACCAGCGTTTCTACTTTTCATACTGCTTGAAGGATCTTGAAGACAAGGGTGTCCCTTTCCGGCTTTTAAGAGTAAATAAAGATCAGCTAGAAAGTTTGGCAGATGAGTTTGATTTAATGATTGATTGTACTGGAAAATCGGGCCCTCTCTTTCCATTTCCACTTGAAAAGGAGCTTTCTCCTTTCCAAGTGCCTCAACGAAAATGTATCGTTGGTTATTTTTTTGGGGTAAAGCCAAATAATCCTCTTGGTGTAAGCGTAACAGTTCTGCCTGAAATAGGTGAAATGTTTGAGATTCCTGCAATCACAGAACACGGGCCTGTTACTATATTGTTCATTATGGCAATTCCAGACAGAGAGTTAGATGTATTTAAAGAAATTAAGCACGGAAAAGAATTTACAAATCAAATGAAAAATGTAACACGAAAATATTTCCAAGACATCCACGAACGTATCGAACAAGATATCTTTGCTCTTTCCGATGATAATGCCTTCCTTCAAGTTGCCATAAAGCCTAGAATTAGAAAACCTTACGCAACCTTTAAAAATAAACTAGTAGTTGCTTGTGGAGATAGTGTTTTTCTTAATGATCCGATTACTGGCCAAGGCTGTAATCTTTCTTCTTATTGTGCTGAACAATTGTACGAAACTTTGATTCAATATAGAAATTCAAACTGGGACATCCAACTTGGAGAGACATATTGGGATCGAACAAAAACATTTGTAAAAGAAGTAACAGAATGGACAAATGCAATGACTCAGGTACTGCCTCAGCATGTTGTTCAAATCCTGTTAGCGGGTTCAGAAAATCAAAAGATCGCAGATGAAGTGGCAGAATGGTTTGCGGATCCGCGAAAAGCTTATGAAGCTTTTTTTCAACCATCTAATCTACATTAA
- a CDS encoding (2Fe-2S) ferredoxin domain-containing protein, which produces MNLDGVSKHILICNGKTCMKNGAEEVTETIRGELKSLGLNREIHTTKTLCNGQCKHGPIAVLYPQGTWYKEMNKTKSEELILQLKEERNNNLGFELYYHDGKTFKNHESELTSEEFS; this is translated from the coding sequence ATGAATTTGGATGGGGTTAGCAAACATATATTAATTTGCAACGGGAAAACATGCATGAAAAATGGAGCAGAAGAAGTAACGGAAACCATTAGGGGAGAATTGAAAAGTTTAGGTCTGAATAGGGAGATTCACACAACAAAAACATTATGCAACGGTCAATGCAAGCATGGTCCGATTGCTGTTCTATATCCACAAGGAACCTGGTATAAAGAAATGAATAAAACAAAAAGTGAAGAACTTATTCTTCAATTGAAAGAAGAACGAAATAATAATTTAGGCTTTGAACTTTACTACCATGATGGGAAAACCTTTAAGAACCATGAAAGTGAACTGACATCAGAGGAGTTTAGCTGA
- a CDS encoding transporter substrate-binding domain-containing protein — translation MPKKVLIVFALFALLITGGTSMSLAGSQTEQLELNGKMLSTVSVNGKPYVTVKQVVQAAGGDEHKKANTFVIGSRLDRILKKGVIRVGTTGDYKPFTYFNPKTKEYEGYDIEAAKLMAADLGVKITFVKTTWPTLMEDLHKNKFDIAVGGISRNTDRQKTAHLTHPYINDGKAPLIRQEDKEKYTSLEAIDQPDVTIGVNPGGTNQKFVNANITEAKVVVIENNLDIPNMVAEEKVDVMITDSIEAIYYASQDSRLYAALTDNTFTKSQKGYLMHRGDAVFQNWVNLWMEEMELNGEFDRLKDKWVYNKGE, via the coding sequence TTGCCAAAAAAAGTACTCATTGTGTTTGCTCTTTTTGCACTATTGATTACCGGAGGGACAAGCATGTCGCTTGCCGGCAGCCAAACCGAGCAGCTTGAGTTAAACGGAAAGATGTTAAGCACGGTTTCTGTAAATGGAAAGCCTTATGTAACAGTGAAACAGGTGGTCCAGGCTGCAGGAGGGGATGAACATAAAAAGGCCAATACATTCGTCATTGGCTCAAGGCTCGACCGTATCTTAAAGAAAGGTGTGATTCGGGTAGGTACAACTGGTGACTATAAGCCATTTACGTACTTTAATCCGAAAACAAAAGAGTATGAAGGCTATGATATCGAAGCGGCTAAATTAATGGCAGCAGACCTTGGGGTGAAAATCACTTTCGTTAAAACTACCTGGCCAACCTTAATGGAGGATCTCCATAAAAATAAGTTTGATATAGCGGTTGGCGGGATAAGCCGTAATACTGATCGGCAAAAAACAGCACACTTAACGCATCCTTATATTAATGACGGAAAGGCTCCTTTAATCCGACAGGAGGATAAGGAGAAATATACAAGCTTGGAAGCGATTGACCAGCCGGATGTCACCATCGGTGTAAACCCAGGGGGAACCAACCAAAAATTCGTGAATGCCAACATTACAGAGGCAAAGGTTGTCGTTATCGAAAACAATCTGGATATTCCGAACATGGTTGCTGAAGAAAAAGTAGACGTGATGATAACCGACAGCATTGAGGCCATCTACTATGCAAGCCAGGATTCCAGGCTTTATGCGGCTCTGACGGACAATACGTTCACGAAGAGCCAGAAAGGCTACCTTATGCATCGCGGGGATGCGGTATTCCAGAACTGGGTCAATCTCTGGATGGAGGAGATGGAGCTCAATGGAGAATTTGACCGATTAAAAGATAAATGGGTTTACAATAAGGGAGAATAA
- a CDS encoding VOC family protein: MKLNHINLTVTDVNAAREFLEKYFDLQTKSINSDSFAVMTDDDGLLLALMKDTRANYPRSFHIGFSLESKERVNEINQRLKDDGFDVKPPKMAHRWTFYVKAPGGFTVEVLS, translated from the coding sequence ATGAAATTAAACCATATCAATCTTACGGTCACTGACGTTAATGCTGCTCGAGAGTTCCTGGAGAAATATTTTGACTTGCAAACCAAGAGCATAAATAGCGATTCATTTGCTGTAATGACTGACGATGACGGATTGTTACTAGCTTTGATGAAAGATACACGGGCCAACTACCCTAGGTCCTTTCATATTGGCTTCTCTCTAGAGAGTAAAGAAAGAGTAAACGAGATCAATCAACGATTGAAGGATGATGGATTTGATGTGAAACCGCCCAAAATGGCTCACCGATGGACATTCTATGTTAAAGCCCCAGGCGGATTTACAGTGGAGGTTCTTAGTTGA
- a CDS encoding putative metal-dependent hydrolase yields MDLRYPIGKFKYEGEPTTEVLEKWIIEIEELPLQLTEAVEGLRDEQLDTAYRSEGWTIRQVVHHIADSHLNSYSRFKLALTENNPTIKLYEEGKWAELPDSKLPIDISLKLIEALHSRWVCLLRSMKSDDLGKTFQHPESGVVKLGINIGIYAWHGRHHVAHITSARDRLGW; encoded by the coding sequence ATGGATTTACGTTATCCGATTGGAAAGTTTAAATATGAAGGTGAGCCTACAACCGAAGTATTAGAGAAGTGGATAATAGAGATTGAAGAACTTCCATTACAATTAACAGAAGCTGTGGAGGGTTTAAGAGATGAGCAGTTAGATACAGCTTATCGCTCTGAAGGGTGGACCATTCGTCAAGTGGTCCATCATATTGCCGACAGCCATTTAAATAGCTACTCTCGTTTTAAGTTAGCCCTAACAGAAAACAATCCCACCATTAAACTGTATGAAGAAGGGAAATGGGCTGAGCTCCCTGATTCGAAGTTACCAATAGACATTTCATTAAAACTAATAGAAGCTTTACACAGTAGATGGGTTTGTCTGTTGCGTTCTATGAAATCAGATGATCTAGGGAAGACTTTTCAACACCCAGAATCAGGTGTTGTTAAGTTAGGTATTAATATTGGGATCTACGCTTGGCACGGGCGACATCATGTGGCGCATATTACTTCTGCTCGAGATCGATTAGGTTGGTAA